The Crassaminicella indica genomic interval ATATTGAAGATGATGAAATTCTTAATGCCATTAAATTTCATACAACGGGAAAAGAAAACATGACGCTCCTTGATCAAATTATATATTTAGCAGATTATATTGAGCCAAATAGAAACTTTAATGGAGTAGAACTTTTACGGGAAGCAGCTTTACAAGATTTAAATAAAGCTACTTTAATGGCTTTTAATCATACTATAAAATATATAGTTTCTAAGGGAGAGTTATTGCATTTAAACACTATTTTTGCTAGAAATGATCTCCTATTACGAAGAGATGAATTACGTCAGGAGTGAGAATATGAAAAAATTCTTGAAAGTGTTAGTCATTGCATTTATTTGCTTTACTGTAGTTATGTGTACAGGGACTTATATTTTTATGAGTAGTATGACAGTTAAAGGACAGGGATATAGTGGAGAAAAAATAGTAAGTGAAGATGGTACGCCTGAAAAAGAAGAACGTGTAAATGTTTTAATAGTAGGTGTAGATGCAAAGGATATCGAAAGCAGTAAGCATGCTAGAACAGATACGATGATGCTTGCAACATTTGATCCAAACACAAAAAAAGTAGACATCATTTCTATTCCTAGAGATACAAGAGTTGTTATAAGAGGTCGTAGACAAAAAGAAAAAATTAATCATGCTCATGCATATGGTGGTATGGATCTAGCTATGAAGGCAGTAAAGGACTTTTTAGGTGTACCCGTTCACTATTATATTGAAGTAAATTATGCTGCTGTAGGGAAAATTGTAGACGATGTAGGTGGCGTAGAGGTTTATGTGCCACAGGATATGAAGTATTATGATCCAAAGGCTGATCCACCTCTAAAAATTAATTTAAAAAAAGGAAGACAAGTATTAGATAGTAATAAAGCAATGCAGTTTTTAAGATTTAGAAAGGGATATAAAAATCAAGATTTAGGTAGAATTAATGCCCAACATGATTTTTTAATGGCATTAGCGGATAAATTGTTATCTCCTAGAATCATTACAAAATTACCAAATCTATTGAGAACCTTTAAAGCTTATGTAGATACAAATATGCCTATTACAACGATGAGTTCTTATGCATTTAAAGCTAGGGATATAAAGATGGAAGATATTAATATGATAACAATACCTGGAGAACCAAAATTGATAAACGGATTATGGTATTATATTCCTGATATGAATGGAGTAAAAACAATTGTAGATCAAATTTTTAGGGGAAAGGATGCACAAGATCAAAATATAGATGCTCATGAGAATAAAGAGTATACGAAAGATAAAGTTACAGTAGAAGTTTTAAATGGATCAAATATAAATGGAATTGCTACAAAAACAGCTAATATGCTAAAAGAAAAGGGATATAAAGTTGTAAATATAGGTAATGTAGCAGGTATAAAATATGGACAAACTCATATCTATAATAGAAATAATAAAGATAGTGATGCAAAAAATATTGCAGAGCTATTAAATATTAAGGAAATAGAAAAGGGTATAAATACAGATACAAAAGCTGATATTACAATTATTATTGGAAATGATATGAAAAAATAAAACAGCAATTTCCTTGTAATATAAGATTTTAGGAGGTTATATATGATCGAAACATCAAAAAAAATTGCTTTTGAGATTGCAAAGAGTATAGACAATAAAAAAGGACAAGATATTGAGATATTAGATATTAGGAATATCTCAAGCTTTACAGATTATTTTGTAATAGCTCATGGAACATCAACCCGTCAGGTAAAGGCTATTGCTGATGAAATTGAAGATAAAATGAAAGAAAATGGAGTTATATTAGACCATAAAGAAGGTTATGCTAGTGGTAGATGGATTTTGTTAGATTATATAAATGTAGTAGTACATCTTTTCATTGAAGAAGAAAGAAGCTTTTATAATATAGAAAGAGTATGGAAAGATGCATTGCATGTAAATGTTGACAATCTGTAAAAAAGCCATTATAATAGTTATAAAATTCTAAGACCTATTACAAAAAATCAATATTCGTATAGAGGAGTAGTAAATAATATAGCTTTTTCAGAGAGTCGATGGATGGTGCGAATCGATAAAGTAAGTTATTGAACTTGCCTCAATTTAAATAGGTTGGTTACCTTTAGAAACCAATAAGTGGACATAATTGTCAATTAGGGTGGTACCGCGGGGAATTCCTCGTCCCTATATAGGGATAAGAATTTTCCAGGGTACTTTTTTATTTTCCAAGATTATTTTAAAAATTAAATACATAGGAGGATTTGTATATGCCAAAATATGATTTTAGTCAAATTGAAAAGAAATGGCAAGATTATTGGGAAAAAAATAAAATGTTTGAAACTGTTGAAAATGAAAAAGAAAAATATTATGTATTGGAGATGTTCCCATATCCATCAGGAAAACTTCATATGGGACATGTAAGAAACTATTCTATTGGAGATGTTATAGCGAGATTTAAGAAAATGAAAGGTTTTAATGTACTTCATCCAATGGGATGGGATTCTTTTGGACTACCTGCTGAGAATGCAGCCATAAAACATGGTATTCACCCTAATAAATGGACTTGGGAAAACATTGAAGAAATGAGAAGACAATTAAAGGAGTTAGGGATTAGTTATGATTGGAATAGAGAAGTAGCTACTTGTCATCCAGATTATTATAAATGGACACAATGGATTTTCTTGCAATTTTATAAAAAAGGACTTGTTTATAAGAAAAAATACCCTGTAAACTGGTGTCCTTCTTGTGAAACCGTATTGGCTAATGAACAGGTAGTAGGTGGACATTGTGAACGTTGTGATAGCTTAGTAGGAAAAAAAGATCTAGAACAATGGTATTTTAAAATTACAGATTATGCTGAAAAATTATTAGAAGATATAGAAAAGCTGAAAGGCTGGCCTGAAAAAGTAAAAACTATGCAGAAAAATTGGATAGGAAAAAGTGTGGGAGCAGAAGTTGAGTTCAAAATAGATGATTCGGATAAAATATTAAATGTGTTTACAACTAGACCAGATACAATTTATGGTGTTACTTATATGGTACTAGCTCCTGAACATCCATATGTAACAGAGCTTACAAAAGGTACTGAATACGAAAAAAGCGTTAAAGAGTTTGTAGAAAAGCTTCAATACCTTTCAGAAATAGAAAGAACAGCAACAAATGTAGAAAAAGAAGGTATGTTTATAGGAAAATATGCTGTAAATCCTTTAACAGGAAAGAATATCCCTATCTATATTGCAAACTATGTTTTAATGGATTATGGTACAGGAGCTATTATGGCTGTTCCTGCTCATGATGAGAGAGATTTTGAGTTTGCTAAAAAATATGATCTTGAAATTGTTCCTGTTATTAAACCAAAAGATGATAGTGTAGATGTTTACAACCTAGATAAGGCTTATACTAATGAAGGGGTTATGGTTAACTCAGGAAAATTTGATGGAATGGATAGTAAAGAAGCTTTGGTACAAATATCTGATTATCTTGAAAAAGAAGGATTAGGTAAAAAAACTATAAACTTTAGATTAAGAGATTGGTTAATCTCAAGACAAAGATATTGGGGAACACCAATACCAATTGTTAATTGTAAAGATTGTGGATCTGTTCCAGTTGATGAGAAAGATTTACCAGTGATGTTACCAACAGATGTAGTTTTTTCTGGAAAGGGTGAATCACCTTTAACGACTAGCAAGGAATTCATTCATACAAAGTGTCCAAAATGTGGTAAAGATGCTACAAGAGAAACGGATACAATGGATACATTTGTAGATTCTTCATGGTATTTTTTGAGATATACAGATCCTTCAAATAGTGAAGCTGTATTTGGATACGATAAAGCAAAATACTGGATGGATGTAGATCAATATATTGGTGGGGTAGAGCATGCGATTTTACATCTTCTTTACGCTAGATTTTTTACAAAGGTATTAAATGATTTAGGATATTCACCTGTTTCAGAGCCTTTTAAAAATCTTCTTACTCAAGGAATGGTTCTAAAAGATGGAGCTAAGATGTCAAAATCGAAAGGAAATGTTGTCAGCCCTAAAGAAATAATAGAAAAATATGGAGCAGATACAGCAAGATTATTTATTCTTTTTGCAGCACCGCCTGATAGGGATCTTGAATGGAGTGATACAGGGGTAGAAGGATGCTTTAGATTCTTAAACAGAGTATGGAGAGTAATAGATGAATTAAAAGATAGCTTAATTGATGCAAAAGAAGATAATGTTTACTCAAAAGAAGATAAGAAATTTAGATATATGATTCATATAACTATAAAAAGAGTAACAGAAGATGTTGAGGAGCGTTTTAACTTTAATACAGCTATTAGTGCTATTATGGAACTTGTAAATGAAATTTATAAATATAAAGAATTAGGAGAAAAATGTAATAAGAGTTTATTAAGAGAAGCTTTAGAGACAGTAATCATTCTTTTAGCTCCTTTTGCACCACATATAACTGAAGAATTATGGCATAGTATGGGATATGATTCAAGTGTGCATGCTCATGAATGGCCAAGCTATGATAAAGATGCAATAGTAAAAGATGAAGTTGAAATCGTAATACAGATCAATGGAAAAGTAAAAGAAAAAATAGAGGTTTCAACAGCGCTAACTAAAGAAGAATTAGAGAAAGAAGCTTTAGCAAATGATAAAATTACATCTCTGATAGAAGGAAAGCAAATCATTAAGGTAATTGTGGTACCTAAAAAATTAGTGAATATTGTTATTCGATAAGATAAGGGGGAAAGCTCTGTGGAAAAATCCATACATCCAATATTAAATGCCATAGTACCTCTTATTGAAGGCATAGCACAAACATTCGGAAAAAATTGCGAAATAGTATTGCATAATTTCTGTGATGGAAAAAGTTCTATTATTGCGATAGAGAATGGTCATGTGACAGGAAGAAGTGTAGGAAGTCCTATGACGGAAGCTGGATTGAAAGCTGTACAAAAAGGAAATGTACAGGATAATATTATTAATTATACAGCAAAGACAACTGATGGGAGAGTATTAAAATCTAGTACTATGCCTATAAAAGATGAAAGTGGAAGAGTCATTGGTCTATTATGTATTAATTTTGATATGTCTACATTGATTGTTGCACAAAACGCTATTAATGAAATTATGCAGGTTCAGGATTCTAATGAAGTGAAAAATAATCATTATGCTGCAAATAATGTAAATGATGTATTAACAAATATTGTGACGAATACAATTAATGCATTAGGTAAACCTGTAGCTTATATGAACAAGGATGAGAAAGTACATATTGTAAAAAGGTTGGATGATCAAGGAGCTTTCTTAATAAAGGGTGCAATAGATTATGTAGCAAAAGTTTTATGTGTATCAAGATATACAATCTATAATTACCTTGATGAAATCAGAGTATATGATCAATAAATATTGATGAATAAAAAATCGTGACTAGTTCAGGTCACGATTTTTTATTCTATAGATTTAAAATATTATTAATTGTTTCAAGTAAGGCTTTTATTTCATCTAAGGTAGTTTCTGCCATATGGGCGATTCTAAATGTTTGTTCTTTTAATATTCCATATCCATTAGATATTATATAGCCATGTTCTTTTAGCTTTATATTTAATTCAGCAACAGATATATTTTTTGAATTTTTAATAGTTGTTAATGTGTTTGAAGCATATTTTTCATCAGCAAATAATGAAAAATTCTCTTTTGCCCAAGCACGAACATATTTTGCCATATTTTCATGACGAATAAATCTATTTTCTAAGCCTTCTTCTAAAATTTTATCTAACTGGTAATCAAGAGCAAACATATGAGATAAGGACGGCGTTGAAGGATATTGATGGTCTTTCTTTTTTATATATTCATACATTTTAAGCAAATCAAAATAATATCCTCTATTTTTTACTTTTTTAGCAGCCTCTATGGCTTTTTCAGAAATAGAACATATAGCCATTCCAGGAGGTAGCCCTAAACATTTTTGGGTAGAAGCAATACATATATCAACATTTAAGCGATCTACTTCAATTTTTGTTCCTCCTAAAGAACTAACTGTATCTAAACAAAAAATAACTTCAGGATATTTTTTTACTACTTCTGCAATTTCTTCTATTGGATTCATCACACCAGTGGATGTTTCGTTATGAGTAATTGTGATTAAATCATATTTTCCAGTAGATAAAGTTCTGTCTACCATTTCAGGTGTAGTAGGGCTACCCCATTCAGATGAAAATTTATCTGCAGGTACACCATTATATAAAGCCATATCAAACCATCGATCACCAAAAGCTCCTATCGAAAATACAGCTGCTCGTTTTTTAGTACAAGAACGGACTGCACCTTCCATAAGTCCACTACCAGAAGAGGTAGATAGCATGATTTGATTTTTTGTATACATTACCTTCATCATTTTTTGAGAAATACTTCTTTGTAGGTCAGAAGCTTCTTTTGTACGATGACCAATCATAGAGGTGGACATTTTTTTGAGAACGTCTTCTGAAACATCAACAGGACCAGGAATAAATAATTTCTTTTTCATGATATAACTCCTCCTCTTGTATATATGCTACTAGTTCTATTTATTATATATTTTTTCCAATTACAAATCAAATTTTTTATATTTAAGAATCTAATATAAATTTTTGTTCAAAATTTTTTCACAGAAAATTTGACAAACTTTTCACAGAAAATTCTTTAAAATGTATGTAGACAGTTAGTATGACAAAAACATATAATAAGGGAGTAAATACTTTGTTTAAAAATTATAAGTATATAACAACATGTGAAAAATAGGATTAAATATGATTACAAAGGAGGAAAAGTATGAAAAATTATAGCGCCTTTGATGTGATAGGCCCTAGAATGATAGGACCATCTAGTTCTCATACAGCAGGAGCAGCTAGACTAGGAAAAGTTGCAAGAAGAATATGTGGAGAAGAAGTTAAGAAGGTTATTTTTACATTACATGGTTCATTTGCAAAAACATATCGGGGGCATGGAACGGATAAGGCATTAGTTGCTGGAATTTTAGGAATGGAACCAGAGGATAAACATTTAAGAAAATCAATGGAAATTGCTAAAAAGAAAGGCTTGGATTATCAGTTCGTAGAAGAAGATCTAGGAGATGTACACCCTAATACAGTAAAAATTAGTATGATAGATAAGAAAGGAAATCAATCAGAAATTGTAGGATCATCTATTGGCGGAGGAAATATAAAGATTATAAAGATCAATGGCTTAGATGTTGAATTTACAGGGGAGTATTCAACTTTAATTGTTAGACAGATTGATGTTCCAGGTGTTATTGCAAAGGTTACAAAAATAGTAAGTCAGGTTGAAATTAATATTGCATTTATGAGGGTTTTTAGACAAAATAAGGGAAAAGATGCATTTATGATAATAGAGACGGATGATCCCATTCCAAAAGGAATTATTGAAAAGATAAGATCGATTGGAGAAGAAATTATACATGTATATATAGTAGATGTTTTGTAAAAAGAGGAGGGTGCAAATGAGTAAAAATTTTATCAGTGGAGTAGATTTGTTAGAAAAATGCAGAATTTATCGAAAAAAGATATGGGAAATAATGTTGGAAAGGGAAATAGAGAATACAGGAAAAAGCAAGGCTGAGATTTTTAATGATATGAAAAAAAATTTAATCGTTATGAAAGCTGCAGTGAAAGATGGTTTATATGAAGATATAAAATCTGTTAGTGGATTAGTAGGAGGAGATGCAAAAAGACTTAGAAAAAGATATGAAAAGGAAAGAACTGTATCAGGAAAGAGAATGAACAAAGCTGTAGCAAGTGCGATGGCTGTACTGGAAGTAAATGCATCGATGGGTCAGATTGTAGCAGCACCGACAGCTGGATCTAGTGGGATCATTCCTGGAGCTTTAATAACTGTAGGTGAAGATTTTAACTTTAATGATGATGATTTGGTTAAAGCTTTATTCACAGCGGCAGCAATTGGGTATATTATTACAAGAAATGCAACGGTTTCAGGGGCAGAAGGCGGTTGTCAAGCAGAAACAGGTGCAGCAGCAGCAATGGCAGCAAGTGCTATAGTTGAATTGTTAGGAGGAAGCCCAGAACAAGCTTTACATGCAGCGTCTATGACTATAAAGAATATATTAGGATTGGTATGTGATCCTATAGCTGGTCTTGTGGAATCGCCATGTGTAAAAAGAAATGCTATAGGAACTGCAAATGCATTTATATCGGCAGATATGGCTTTAGCAGGAATAAAAAGCATTATCCCTTTTGACGAGGTTGTAGAAGCTATGTATAAGGTTGGAAGAAGTTTACCTTGTGAATTACGAGAAACTGCTCAAGGAGGGTTAGCAAAAACACCGACAGGAATAAAAATTGAAGAAGAAATTTTTAATAAAAAACAATGATGCTACCACATCATTGTTTTTTAAAACTATTTATCATATTTATGTTTTTTTAATGACATATAGTCGGAAGAATATTTTTTTAGCTTATTTTTTCTAAGAAGACGTTTCTTTCTTTTTTGTAATCGAATCATTGTTACAATAGTTCTCCATACGAGGAAAAGTAGTACAAATGTAAGGATAAAATAAAAAATAGTTTTTTTCCATGAATCAAAGTAAAAAATAGAAGTCAATCCTTCTCTTGGAGCTATTGCTTTTGCTGCAACTAGATTTACCTCACCTAATTTTTTTGGACCGAAAGTGAAGGCTACTTTTCCTAAAACTTGTCCTTTTTTGATAGGTGCTTTTACGTCTTTATTGAATGTTATACTTTTGTTTATAGTAGGTAAATTTTGATCTTTTGGAATGGCTTTATATAGTTTATTTTGAGTAATTAAATCTAATTGTTGTACTACTCCATTTCTAATAGAGATAGATTTTATTCTTTCTTTTTCATTTATTAATTTTACAAATTTAAAATTTTCAAAGCCATAATCTATAAGTGTTCTTGAATCTACCCAAAGGTTTTTTCCTTCAGCTTTTAGTACAACACTAATGATCCTGTGTCCATCTTTTTTAGCCAATGCAACTAAGCATTGTTTAGCTACACTTGTGTAGCCAGTTTTTATCCCTTCTACAATATCATATTTTATAGGAATCCATTTTCCTTTGTATAATATTTTACTGCTAGACCATAAAAATTTATTTTTGTTTTTAAAGTAACGAGTTTCAACTTGTTTGTTAGTAGGAGGAATTTTATATCGAATGGTTTTAACTATTTCTCGAAATTTTGGTATTGTCATAGCATATTTTGCAATCATTGCTAAATCATATGCTGTAGTAAGGTGCTGGTCATCTGATAATCCATTAGGATTAACAAAATGAGTGTTTTTTGCTCCTAATTCTTTTGCTTTTTTATTCATGAGCTTAGCAAATTCTTCAACACTTCCAGATACATGCTTTGCTAGAGCAACAGCAGCATCATTTGCTGAGTCAATTAAAAGAGCATAAAGAAGCTGTTCAACAGTAAATTCTTCGCCTTCCATCACATATATTCTAGTGCCTTCAGTAAAGGGAGTATCTTTATCTATAATAATTTTATCTTTTAAGTTTGCATTTTCTAATGTTAGAATTGCTGTCATAATTTTTGTTGTACTGGCAGGATACATTTGTGTATGAGCATTTTTCTCATATAATATATCACCAGTATCAGCATCGATTAAAATAGCACTTGGAGCTGTAATATTTGGAGGTGATGAAATGGCAAAGGTTGTTGTAGTATTTATTATTGTAAAAAGGATAGTAAAAAATAAAATCAATTTTTTCATAAGTCACCTCTAAAAATGTTTAGTATTGAGTAAAATTACTTTATTAGTATAACAGAAAAATAAAAAAAATTTAAGGAAAATAAAAAGAGAAAAATTATTAGTAATTATGAATAATATTTAATGACAATGACAATGACAAATATAGCAATAAGCATAAATAAATTGTGTGGTGATAAAATGCTTAAGCTAACAAAACGTGAAATGGTTATTTTGGGAATATTTATTTTCATGAGTATATTATTTGCATCAGATAAGTTATATATCAATAAATCAGAAGATATTGTTGTTGAACATAAAAGTAATAAAATGGAAGAAACAGAAGGAAATAAGGAAAATGAGAATGAAAAAGAAGAAAAATTGATTATGGTAGATATATGCGGAGAGGTCAAACGTTCTGGAATTGTAAAGTTAAAAGAAGGAGCTAGGCTAGTAGAAGCAGTTAATATAGCTGGAGGACTTTTAGATACAGCAGATAGAAAACAAGTAAATATGGCAAAGGTATTATTAGATGGAGAACAAATAGTGATTCCAAAGATTGGTCAAGACCAATGGAATGATGAGAATCCAAAAACTTATAAAATTCATAAAAATTCAAATCAAGTTAACATAAATACAGCATCAGAAAGTGAATTACAATCTTTAAATGGAGTTGGAAAAGTCCTAGCAGAAAGAATTATTGAGTATAGAGAGAAAAAAGGTAGATTTAAACATATTTCTGACATTAAGAAAGTGCCAGGTGTAGGAGATAAAAAATATGAAATGCTTAAGGAACAAATACGAGTAAATTGATACTTTATAAAAAAT includes:
- the sdaAA gene encoding L-serine ammonia-lyase, iron-sulfur-dependent, subunit alpha, with the protein product MSKNFISGVDLLEKCRIYRKKIWEIMLEREIENTGKSKAEIFNDMKKNLIVMKAAVKDGLYEDIKSVSGLVGGDAKRLRKRYEKERTVSGKRMNKAVASAMAVLEVNASMGQIVAAPTAGSSGIIPGALITVGEDFNFNDDDLVKALFTAAAIGYIITRNATVSGAEGGCQAETGAAAAMAASAIVELLGGSPEQALHAASMTIKNILGLVCDPIAGLVESPCVKRNAIGTANAFISADMALAGIKSIIPFDEVVEAMYKVGRSLPCELRETAQGGLAKTPTGIKIEEEIFNKKQ
- the leuS gene encoding leucine--tRNA ligase, with translation MPKYDFSQIEKKWQDYWEKNKMFETVENEKEKYYVLEMFPYPSGKLHMGHVRNYSIGDVIARFKKMKGFNVLHPMGWDSFGLPAENAAIKHGIHPNKWTWENIEEMRRQLKELGISYDWNREVATCHPDYYKWTQWIFLQFYKKGLVYKKKYPVNWCPSCETVLANEQVVGGHCERCDSLVGKKDLEQWYFKITDYAEKLLEDIEKLKGWPEKVKTMQKNWIGKSVGAEVEFKIDDSDKILNVFTTRPDTIYGVTYMVLAPEHPYVTELTKGTEYEKSVKEFVEKLQYLSEIERTATNVEKEGMFIGKYAVNPLTGKNIPIYIANYVLMDYGTGAIMAVPAHDERDFEFAKKYDLEIVPVIKPKDDSVDVYNLDKAYTNEGVMVNSGKFDGMDSKEALVQISDYLEKEGLGKKTINFRLRDWLISRQRYWGTPIPIVNCKDCGSVPVDEKDLPVMLPTDVVFSGKGESPLTTSKEFIHTKCPKCGKDATRETDTMDTFVDSSWYFLRYTDPSNSEAVFGYDKAKYWMDVDQYIGGVEHAILHLLYARFFTKVLNDLGYSPVSEPFKNLLTQGMVLKDGAKMSKSKGNVVSPKEIIEKYGADTARLFILFAAPPDRDLEWSDTGVEGCFRFLNRVWRVIDELKDSLIDAKEDNVYSKEDKKFRYMIHITIKRVTEDVEERFNFNTAISAIMELVNEIYKYKELGEKCNKSLLREALETVIILLAPFAPHITEELWHSMGYDSSVHAHEWPSYDKDAIVKDEVEIVIQINGKVKEKIEVSTALTKEELEKEALANDKITSLIEGKQIIKVIVVPKKLVNIVIR
- a CDS encoding D-alanyl-D-alanine carboxypeptidase family protein, whose amino-acid sequence is MKKLILFFTILFTIINTTTTFAISSPPNITAPSAILIDADTGDILYEKNAHTQMYPASTTKIMTAILTLENANLKDKIIIDKDTPFTEGTRIYVMEGEEFTVEQLLYALLIDSANDAAVALAKHVSGSVEEFAKLMNKKAKELGAKNTHFVNPNGLSDDQHLTTAYDLAMIAKYAMTIPKFREIVKTIRYKIPPTNKQVETRYFKNKNKFLWSSSKILYKGKWIPIKYDIVEGIKTGYTSVAKQCLVALAKKDGHRIISVVLKAEGKNLWVDSRTLIDYGFENFKFVKLINEKERIKSISIRNGVVQQLDLITQNKLYKAIPKDQNLPTINKSITFNKDVKAPIKKGQVLGKVAFTFGPKKLGEVNLVAAKAIAPREGLTSIFYFDSWKKTIFYFILTFVLLFLVWRTIVTMIRLQKRKKRLLRKNKLKKYSSDYMSLKKHKYDK
- the rsfS gene encoding ribosome silencing factor; this encodes MIETSKKIAFEIAKSIDNKKGQDIEILDIRNISSFTDYFVIAHGTSTRQVKAIADEIEDKMKENGVILDHKEGYASGRWILLDYINVVVHLFIEEERSFYNIERVWKDALHVNVDNL
- a CDS encoding pyridoxal-phosphate-dependent aminotransferase family protein; translation: MKKKLFIPGPVDVSEDVLKKMSTSMIGHRTKEASDLQRSISQKMMKVMYTKNQIMLSTSSGSGLMEGAVRSCTKKRAAVFSIGAFGDRWFDMALYNGVPADKFSSEWGSPTTPEMVDRTLSTGKYDLITITHNETSTGVMNPIEEIAEVVKKYPEVIFCLDTVSSLGGTKIEVDRLNVDICIASTQKCLGLPPGMAICSISEKAIEAAKKVKNRGYYFDLLKMYEYIKKKDHQYPSTPSLSHMFALDYQLDKILEEGLENRFIRHENMAKYVRAWAKENFSLFADEKYASNTLTTIKNSKNISVAELNIKLKEHGYIISNGYGILKEQTFRIAHMAETTLDEIKALLETINNILNL
- the yqeK gene encoding bis(5'-nucleosyl)-tetraphosphatase (symmetrical) YqeK, with the protein product MLQINEIKKILKSRLTEKRYLHSLGVQKTAENLAKIYNGSITKASIAGLVHDCAKNLSAEQLLNYAERFGILVDGVTKFQPGLLHGAVGAEIAKREFNIEDDEILNAIKFHTTGKENMTLLDQIIYLADYIEPNRNFNGVELLREAALQDLNKATLMAFNHTIKYIVSKGELLHLNTIFARNDLLLRRDELRQE
- a CDS encoding helix-turn-helix transcriptional regulator, with translation MEKSIHPILNAIVPLIEGIAQTFGKNCEIVLHNFCDGKSSIIAIENGHVTGRSVGSPMTEAGLKAVQKGNVQDNIINYTAKTTDGRVLKSSTMPIKDESGRVIGLLCINFDMSTLIVAQNAINEIMQVQDSNEVKNNHYAANNVNDVLTNIVTNTINALGKPVAYMNKDEKVHIVKRLDDQGAFLIKGAIDYVAKVLCVSRYTIYNYLDEIRVYDQ
- a CDS encoding LCP family protein, whose amino-acid sequence is MKKFLKVLVIAFICFTVVMCTGTYIFMSSMTVKGQGYSGEKIVSEDGTPEKEERVNVLIVGVDAKDIESSKHARTDTMMLATFDPNTKKVDIISIPRDTRVVIRGRRQKEKINHAHAYGGMDLAMKAVKDFLGVPVHYYIEVNYAAVGKIVDDVGGVEVYVPQDMKYYDPKADPPLKINLKKGRQVLDSNKAMQFLRFRKGYKNQDLGRINAQHDFLMALADKLLSPRIITKLPNLLRTFKAYVDTNMPITTMSSYAFKARDIKMEDINMITIPGEPKLINGLWYYIPDMNGVKTIVDQIFRGKDAQDQNIDAHENKEYTKDKVTVEVLNGSNINGIATKTANMLKEKGYKVVNIGNVAGIKYGQTHIYNRNNKDSDAKNIAELLNIKEIEKGINTDTKADITIIIGNDMKK
- the sdaAB gene encoding L-serine ammonia-lyase, iron-sulfur-dependent subunit beta, with amino-acid sequence MKNYSAFDVIGPRMIGPSSSHTAGAARLGKVARRICGEEVKKVIFTLHGSFAKTYRGHGTDKALVAGILGMEPEDKHLRKSMEIAKKKGLDYQFVEEDLGDVHPNTVKISMIDKKGNQSEIVGSSIGGGNIKIIKINGLDVEFTGEYSTLIVRQIDVPGVIAKVTKIVSQVEINIAFMRVFRQNKGKDAFMIIETDDPIPKGIIEKIRSIGEEIIHVYIVDVL
- a CDS encoding helix-hairpin-helix domain-containing protein, which codes for MLKLTKREMVILGIFIFMSILFASDKLYINKSEDIVVEHKSNKMEETEGNKENENEKEEKLIMVDICGEVKRSGIVKLKEGARLVEAVNIAGGLLDTADRKQVNMAKVLLDGEQIVIPKIGQDQWNDENPKTYKIHKNSNQVNINTASESELQSLNGVGKVLAERIIEYREKKGRFKHISDIKKVPGVGDKKYEMLKEQIRVN